The segment AATTGATTCAAACAAAATTAATGGAGAAAATCAAAGACGAATTTATCGCTAATCAAATTATTACTTTAAGAGGTAAAAAAGTAATGATAGATTCAGATTTAGCTAAACTATATGGAGTGAGCACAAAACGCTTAAATGAACAAGTAAAACGAAATTTAAAACGGTTTCCGGAAGATTTCATGTTTCGAATATCCAAGGAAGAGAAAAATCAAATAATTCTACAATTTGTCCATTTAAATAATCTGAAATTTTCATCAGTGCTTCCAATGGTTTTTACAGAACATGGTGCTGTAATGCTGGCAAGCATAATAAACAGTGAAAGAGCTATAGAAACTAATATTCAAATTGTACGTGTGTTTACAAATATTAGACAAATGCTTTTTGATAATTCTGAGTTAAGATATGAAATTGAAAAAATAAAAAAGAAAGTCGATAATCATAGTAAAAACATTGAACTTGTTTTTCAATACCTTGATGAATTATTAGAAAAAAAAGTAAAACCTCGAAGGTTAATTGGATTTAAAATTCCCAAGAGAAATTAAGCTTCGATAAATAAAAATATGTCCAATGTAAGACCATAAAAACATCAAATTGAATATCGAAAGCTATTTATTAACCCGTTGTTCGAAATTATTGCCCCTCGACTTCGCTCGGGGACCGTCTTAGAAGTGGTAATGTGTGAATTTTTTGCGAAGAAAATTCTCTTAAAATTGAAGTTAAATTTTCTTCGCAAAAAATTCACACATATTCTGCCCAAAACCCACGGTCCCTGAGCGAAGTCGAAGGGCGAACGTTTTGAATTTCGAACAACGGGTTAATTAGTGCTTAATGGTAATTTTCAATATTATATCTCACCTAAATTTCCCTACATTTGCCGCCTATGAAAAAGCTCAGAGTCATTGATCTGCTCCAATCGACAGATTACAACACCACTACAGAAATCAAAGGTTGGGTACGTACCAAACGCGGAAATAAACAAGTTGCTTTTATTGCTGTCAATGACGGCTCAACGATAAATAATATTCAGCTGGTTGTTGATCTTTCGAATTTTTCGGAAGAAACACTGAAGCCTATAACTACCGGTGCTTGTATTCATGCGAAAGGACTTTTGGTGCAGTCGCAAGGACAAGGACAAACAGTAGAGATCCAGGTTTCGGAACTCATTTTACTTGGTGGTGCCGATGATACTTTTCCGTTACAGAAAAAAGGTCATACGTTGGAATTCCTCCGCGAAGTAGCACATCTTCGTCCAAGGACAAATACTTTCGGTGCTGTACTTCGCATTCGTCATAACATGGCTTTTGCCATCAACAAATATTTCAACGACCGCGGATTCTTTTATCTGCATACGCCGATCATCACAGGTTCTGATGCTGAAGGTGCAGGAGAAATGTTTCGTGTAACTACTCTTGATCCGGTGAACCCGCCGAAAAATGAAGATGGTACAGTAAACTTCAAAGAAGATTTTTTCGGTAAGTCGACGAATTTAACTGTGAGTGGACAGTTGGAAGGTGAACTAGGTGCAATGGCATTTGGTCGCATCTATACTTTCGGTCCGACATTCCGTGCAGAGAATTCAAACACTCCACGACACTTAGCAGAGTTCTGGATGATCGAACCTGAGATGGCATTCTATGATATCGCAGACAACATGGATCTTGCAGAAGATTTTTTAAAGTATCTTATTCAATATGCTCTCGATAATTGCAAAGACGATCTGGAGTTTTTGAATACGATGTATGATAAAGAACTTGTCGCTCGTTTGCAATCGGTTGTTGCAAATCCATTTGAACGATTAACATACACTGCAGCAGTTGAAGTTCTGAAATCAGCAAAAAAGAAATTCGAATTCCCTGTTGAATGGGGAACTGATCTTCAGAAAGAACATGAAAATTATTTAGTAGAACATTTCAACCGTCCTGTAATTCTTACTGATTATCCGAAAGACATCAAATCATTCTACATGAAACTGAATGAAGATGGTAAAACAGTTCGTGCAATGGATATTCTTTTCCCATGGATCGGCGAGATTATCGGTGGATCGCAGCGTGAAGAAAATTATGACAAACTTGTTGAGCGTATGCGTACCATGCATGTTCCTGTAGAAGAGATGTGGTGGTATTTAGATACCCGTAAATTCGGTGCTTGCGAGCATTCAGGATTCGGATTAGGCTTTGAACGTTTGATTCTTTTTGTGACGGGGATGACGAATATACGGGATGTGATTCCGTTTCCGAGGGCGCCGAAGAATGCGGAGTTCTGAGTCAATTCAAAAAATGATTGTGCTTAAAAATTAACACGGAGTTCCCAAAGAAAAAAGGGAGAAAAAGAGACTGCTCTCTTTTTCTCCCTTTTTTCTTTGTGAACTCCGTGTTAAAATAAAATCATCTCTCATAATACTTTTTATATCTTTATTCAAAATCTAACCGCATGAAAAAATATATTTTACTCTTTTCCGTATTCTTTACTTTTCATATTCATGAACTATTTGCTCAAAATTGCACCGGCGATTCGGTAGTAATAACAACCAGGTATGATGATGCTTATGATCTTCTAACAAGAATTGTTACTGATTCATTTGATATCAATACTGGAATTCAAACACAATGTACTTCTGCAATTGACCAAATGGGAAATATCGGTCCGGCTACGTGTACAACACAAACTTTTATCCGTTTTTATCTGGAAAGAAATCATAACATGGACACCTTAGTTTTTGTTAGAATGCAGGGAACTGGATCCGGGTTTACTAATTTTAAAAAAACCGAATATATCTATCAGCCAGTAATCGACAAACCTTTAACTAGAATTGAATATCTCTGGAACGGAGTTAATTGGATTCCAAAATTTAGCGAGACTTGGAATTATGATATTAATAATAATTTATCAGGCTATTTAAAACAAATTGACAAAGGTTCAGGTCTTGAAAATGTACAGCGAAGAACATATGCCATAGCAAATGGAATAGCCACGGAGTTATTATTTCAAAATGATTCTATGGGAAGCTGGATAAATCAACAAAAGTATCTGATCACGCATTCAATTTCCGGAGAACGTGACTCACTTTATATCCAATTTTGGAATCAATATAATAGTAATTGGTTTGATAGTATTGCCTGCAATTATCAAATTCAACCAATCAACAATGAACTTGGTGTTGAAATAACCTGGGCAAGTGCTACTTACGACTCGGAATTTGGCGCATGGTATTATGATACGCTAATTTCAATAATTGACACATCCGACAATATCATTTTTCAGGAACACCCGGGACTTTATCAAAACAGCCACCAACAATATAAGTATTACAATTATACTCAACTTATAAAATCTGATGTTTCAGATGACTATGGATGTATAAGTAATGACTCATACTTTTACGACAACCATGGTGTTCTAACCGGAACATATTATCATGGGGCATGTTCAATGCCATCATCCTCCGGATCTAGCTTTAGTTATGACAGTTTATACAGACTGACAGGATATTCTGGAAATATTAGTTCAAATATTGGCACTTATATAATTCATGACGAAATATATTATTCCGACTTCAATCAAATTGGTTTATCATATTTGGATCCTATGCAATATGCCGGGCATTTATGTCCAGGAAATACAGTTAATACTGTACCCTTAGTTTCAGGTGGATGTGGACCATATCATTTTCAATGGTATCCAGCTACTGGCTTGAGTTCAGATACATTAAGTAATCCGGAAATTACTATTCCGGAAGATTCAATAGCATATAATGTATCAGTAAGTGATTCTATTGGGAATAGTACTTCAATTACATTTTACGTTTATCCATTTACACCGGATATTCCTGTGATTTCATATCAAGCTCCGCTACTTGTTTCATCGTACGCAAGAGATTATCAATGGTATTACAATGGGACAATGCTGATTAACGATACCAATCAAAGCCTACTCCCCATTAACGACGGAATCTATACTGTTGTCACGCATGATTTCTTCGGCTGTCTATCCGATACCGGTGAATTCATTTATATTCATACAAGTACAGGTGAGGTAAATAATAATAGACTACAAGTTTTTCCTAATCCGGCAAATAATGAAATCATTTTAGATGGGCTTTATGCGAAGTCAGAAATTTTCATGTGCGACATTACCGGAAAAATTATTGAAAGATATTCTGAAAAAAATATTGCAAATGGAAGAATGAAAATCAGTTGCGCTGAACTTTCAGATGGAATTTATTTTTTAAGAATACTTAGCGATAAAATTCGGACCGATAGAAAAATAATAGTGCAACATTAAAATATTAAACACAAGTTCACTTAAAGTCGTCACAAGAACACACATGTGACTTTGAAAGATTAGTTCCATTAGTGCACTTGTGATGACTTTAAGTGATATTGAGTTTAATATAATCACGAAGACAAACACTTAAAAAAAATTAAAAACGGAGAAAAAAAAATAACCATAGAGAACACAAAGAAAAAAAGGGAGAAAAAAGAGTTGCGATAAATCTCTGTTTTCTCCCTTTTTTTCTTTGTGCCCTCTATGCTTAAAAAAAATCACGAAGAAACCTTCTCCTTAAAAATTACACTCATCAACGTCTGCCCCACAGCCCTCAATGTATTCGTATCGATCACATCCATATTATCTGCATGCGTATGCCAGTGTTTTGCAAAGCCATTGCGACTTGAAAGATCGCTGTTAATGATATCGATTGCAGGGATGCCGATGTTGTTTACATACACATGATCATCAGTTACCCAACCGCCATCCTGATGCAGGAAATAATTGCTGTAACCAAGTGACTCGGCTGTCTTCCATACGTTCTGTACAACACCACTTGCACGTTCATAAGACAAACCTTCAAATCTAAATTGCGCATTCTTTGCTCCGACCATATCTAACAAAATTCCGTAGTTAGCTGTATATCCGGGAACGTGTAAATTCTTTGCCCAGTATTGAGTGCCCAATGCATAGCTGTCTTCTGCTTCACTTCCACCGCCTTCTTTACCATAATCTTCTGCATCAAAAAAATGATGTCGATTCCGATTTCAACTTTATTCAAGTTCAACTGACGCGCAATCTCCATAAGCACTCCTACTCCACTTGCACCGTCATCGGCTCCCAAAATAGGTTTGTCTATATCTTTTTCATCTTTGTCTGCCCATGGACGAGTATCCCAGTGCGCAAATAATAAAACGCGATTCTTCGCTTGCGGATTGAATGATGAAATGATATTTCTGAAATTCAGTTTGGTACCGTCGTAGGCATTTACAATTCCTTTCTGGACGATGACTGTATCGGCCCAGGATTCCATCTTTTCAATCAGATAATCACCGCAGGCGATGTGGCCTTTTGAATTCGGTACGCGCGGACCGAAATCGCATTGGGCTTTAACGAATGCATAAGCAGAGTCGGCAATAAATTCCGGGACAATTACCTGTGGAGTATTATTTGTGACCGGAGTTTCAACTGGTTTTTCTGTTTTTGTATTGCAGGAAAACAGGAAGGAAATAATTATTGCTATTGGAAGTAGTTTCATTGGAAAGTGTTCGGCTCTGAGTTTTTTTTAACACAGAGTACACAGAGAAAAAAAGGGAGAAAAAAGAGAGCTCCTTTTTCTCCCTTTTTCCTCTGTGTACTCTATGTTAATTTTTGCGATAATATTAAATTAACTTACTGACCACGATACTTCACCATTCTTCTCATCCTTCAACTGAATATTCAGCTCAAGTAATTGATTGCGGATCTTATCGCTGGTGGCGAAATCTTTTTTGGCTTTGGCTTCTTTGCGGATGTCGATCAGCAATTGAATTACTCCCGGAAGTTTACCGTCTGAAGTAACAGATTCAACTTTCAATCCGAATACATCCTCAAGATATGATTTGAATTTTGACTGAAGTAATTCAACAGTCTTGCCGGTAATAACATTTATATTTATAATTCCTTCTTTGATCGAATTGATAACAGGAACCAGTTCAAACATATTCGCTACAACTTTCGCTGTATTGAAATCATCGTTCATGCTTTCGTCGAAACCATTTATAAGTTTCAGCACTTTCGTTTCAAGTTCTGCGTCTGAAGCGGCAGCATTCGTAGCACTGAAATTTTTCAGCGCTTCATAGGCATCCCACAATCTTTTCAAACCTTTTCTGATGCCTGCAATGCTTCATTACTAAAATCCAAAGTGCTTCGGTAATGTGTTTGCAACATAAAGAAGCGGACTGTCATCGGAGAATAAGCTTTTTCCAAAAGAGGATGGTCACCGGTAAATAATTCTCCTGGCAAAAAACCATTTCCCAAAGATTTACTCATTCGCGTACCATTTACAGTAAGCATATTGGTATGCATCCAGTATTTCGCCGGACTTGTATGGTAGCATGCTTCGCTTTGTGCAATTTCATTCGTATGATGAGTAGCAGCAAGGTCCATTCCACCACCATGAATATCGAATTGTTTGCCTAAATATTTTTCACTCATTGCAGAACATTCAATATGCCAACCGGGAAAACCACTTCCCCATGGACTCGGCCATTGCATCAGATGTTCCGGCTTTGCTTTTATCCACAATGCGAAATCAAGTCGACCACGTTTTTCATCCTGACCATCCAGATCACGTGTTCCTTCTAACAGGTCTTCGAGTTTGCGATTCGTAAGAATGCCGTACGGTTTCTCTTTGTTGTATTTTTCTACATCAAAATAGATCGTTCCATTTACTTCATAAGCATAACCATTTGCTATGATCTGCTTAGTCATTTCGATCTGCTCAAGAATATGTCCGGTTGCTGTAGGCTCTATTGATGGCGGCATGTTATTAAACAGATCCATCACCTGATGGAAGCCCACAGTATATTTCTGTACGATCTCCATCGGCTCCACTTGTTCCAGTCTTGCTTTCTTCGCAAACTTATCATCGCCCTCATCTCTGTCACCTTCTAAATGTCCCGCGTCAGTAATGTTCCGCACATAACGAACTTTATAACCTAAATACTTCAGGTAACGATAAATGATGTCGAAAGAAATAAACGTCCGGCAATTTCCAAGATGAACATCACTATAAACAGTAGGTCCGCAAACATACATTCCGACATAATCAGGAATGATGGTTTCAAAAGTTTCTTTTTCGCGGGTAAGGGTGTTGTATATTTTAAGTGACATAAGTGGGTTTAAACTAACTGTTCGAATTACGAATCGGTTATTTATTTTGGTTACTGTTATAGGTTTCAGGTTGCAAGTTGCAACCTGAAACCTATAACCTGAAACCTGTAACAATTAACAAACATCAATGATGCTGCACCATCGCCTGAATATGCTGAAGCATATCCTCTGTCATTGATGAAAGATCGAATTCAGGTTTCCAGTTCCAGTCTTTTCTTGCTTCTGCATCATCAATACTTTTCGGCCATGAGTCAGCGTATTGTTGTCTGACATCAGGCTTATAGGTAATGGTAAAATCAGGAATATGTTTTCTGATCTCAGCGGCAAGTTGTTTCGGAGTAAAACTGATCGCACTCACATTATAAGAAGAACGGATCTTTACCTGCTCTGCCGGCGCATCCATTAATCCAATCGTTGCGCGCAATGCATCATGCATGTACATCATCGGGAGTTCAGTATTCTCTGACAAGAAACATTCATACGTTTTATTCTTGATAGCTTCATGAAAAATATGTACTGCGTAATCTGTAGTTCCACCGCCCGGCTCCGATTTATAACCGATCAAGCCCGGATAACGGATTGAACGAACATCAACATTGAATTTCTGGAAATAATATTCACACCAACGTTCGCCGGCGAGTTTACTGATTCCGTAAACTGTAGATGGCTCAGTCACCGTAAACTGTGGTGTATTGACTCTTGGTGTATTGGGACCAAAGACAGCAATTGAACTTGGCCAGAACAATTTGAATTTTTCTTCGCGGGCAAGTTCAAGTGTTCCTAACAAACCTTCCATATTCAGTCGCCACGCTGACTTCACTTTTTGTTCAGCTGTAGCACTCAGCAATGCTGCAAGCAGATAAACCTGTTTTACATTGTGCTTGCGGATGATCTCCGAAACTTTCACAAAGTCCAGAACATCGAGCTGATAAAAAGGACCACTATCCAGAAAACCTTCCGAAGGCATTTTGATATCTGTAGCGATCACATTTGAATCGCCATAGATCCTTCGAAGTTCTTCCACCAACTCTGAACCGATCTGCCCTTTTGCACCTATTACTAA is part of the Bacteroidota bacterium genome and harbors:
- a CDS encoding ORF6N domain-containing protein — translated: MEKIKDEFIANQIITLRGKKVMIDSDLAKLYGVSTKRLNEQVKRNLKRFPEDFMFRISKEEKNQIILQFVHLNNLKFSSVLPMVFTEHGAVMLASIINSERAIETNIQIVRVFTNIRQMLFDNSELRYEIEKIKKKVDNHSKNIELVFQYLDELLEKKVKPRRLIGFKIPKRN
- the asnS gene encoding asparagine--tRNA ligase encodes the protein MKKLRVIDLLQSTDYNTTTEIKGWVRTKRGNKQVAFIAVNDGSTINNIQLVVDLSNFSEETLKPITTGACIHAKGLLVQSQGQGQTVEIQVSELILLGGADDTFPLQKKGHTLEFLREVAHLRPRTNTFGAVLRIRHNMAFAINKYFNDRGFFYLHTPIITGSDAEGAGEMFRVTTLDPVNPPKNEDGTVNFKEDFFGKSTNLTVSGQLEGELGAMAFGRIYTFGPTFRAENSNTPRHLAEFWMIEPEMAFYDIADNMDLAEDFLKYLIQYALDNCKDDLEFLNTMYDKELVARLQSVVANPFERLTYTAAVEVLKSAKKKFEFPVEWGTDLQKEHENYLVEHFNRPVILTDYPKDIKSFYMKLNEDGKTVRAMDILFPWIGEIIGGSQREENYDKLVERMRTMHVPVEEMWWYLDTRKFGACEHSGFGLGFERLILFVTGMTNIRDVIPFPRAPKNAEF
- a CDS encoding T9SS type A sorting domain-containing protein; translated protein: MKKYILLFSVFFTFHIHELFAQNCTGDSVVITTRYDDAYDLLTRIVTDSFDINTGIQTQCTSAIDQMGNIGPATCTTQTFIRFYLERNHNMDTLVFVRMQGTGSGFTNFKKTEYIYQPVIDKPLTRIEYLWNGVNWIPKFSETWNYDINNNLSGYLKQIDKGSGLENVQRRTYAIANGIATELLFQNDSMGSWINQQKYLITHSISGERDSLYIQFWNQYNSNWFDSIACNYQIQPINNELGVEITWASATYDSEFGAWYYDTLISIIDTSDNIIFQEHPGLYQNSHQQYKYYNYTQLIKSDVSDDYGCISNDSYFYDNHGVLTGTYYHGACSMPSSSGSSFSYDSLYRLTGYSGNISSNIGTYIIHDEIYYSDFNQIGLSYLDPMQYAGHLCPGNTVNTVPLVSGGCGPYHFQWYPATGLSSDTLSNPEITIPEDSIAYNVSVSDSIGNSTSITFYVYPFTPDIPVISYQAPLLVSSYARDYQWYYNGTMLINDTNQSLLPINDGIYTVVTHDFFGCLSDTGEFIYIHTSTGEVNNNRLQVFPNPANNEIILDGLYAKSEIFMCDITGKIIERYSEKNIANGRMKISCAELSDGIYFLRILSDKIRTDRKIIVQH
- a CDS encoding NAD-dependent epimerase/dehydratase family protein yields the protein MKESVLVIGAKGQIGSELVEELRRIYGDSNVIATDIKMPSEGFLDSGPFYQLDVLDFVKVSEIIRKHNVKQVYLLAALLSATAEQKVKSAWRLNMEGLLGTLELAREEKFKLFWPSSIAVFGPNTPRVNTPQFTVTEPSTVYGISKLAGERWCEYYFQKFNVDVRSIRYPGLIGYKSEPGGGTTDYAVHIFHEAIKNKTYECFLSENTELPMMYMHDALRATIGLMDAPAEQVKIRSSYNVSAISFTPKQLAAEIRKHIPDFTITYKPDVRQQYADSWPKSIDDAEARKDWNWKPEFDLSSMTEDMLQHIQAMVQHH